The following are encoded in a window of Urocitellus parryii isolate mUroPar1 chromosome 7, mUroPar1.hap1, whole genome shotgun sequence genomic DNA:
- the Hsd17b1 gene encoding 17-beta-hydroxysteroid dehydrogenase type 1 isoform X1, protein MDRTVVLITGCSSGIGLHLALRLASDPSRSFKVYATMRDLRAQGQLWKAARARGCPSDSLETLELDVRDSDSVAAARARVTEGRVDVLVCNAGRGLLGPLEAHGLDAVGSVLDVNVVGTVRTLQAFLPDMKRRGSGRIMVTGSVGGLMGLPFNAVYCASKFALEGLCESLAVLLLPFGVHVSLIECGPVHTAFYEKLEGGPGGTLNHTDAQTRHLFSLYQRHCEQIIREAQDPEEVTEVFLTALRAPKPSLRYYSTERFLPLSRLRLEDPSGCSYVTAMHHAVFADQPAEAAGTREPGDPELGASPAAPK, encoded by the exons ATGGATCGCACCGTGGTGCTCATCACTGGCTGCTCCTCAGGCATCGGCCTGCACCTGGCCCTTCGGCTGGCTTCAGACCCGTCCCGGAGCTTTAAAG TGTATGCCACGATGAGGGACCTGAGGGCTCAAGGCCAGCTGTGGAAGGCAGCCCGGGCCCGGGGATGCCCTTCCGACTCGCTGGAGACGCTGGAATTGGACGTGAGGGACTCAGATTCTGTGGCTGCTGCCCGGGCACGCGTGACCGAGGGCCGTGTGGATGTGCTGG TGTGCAATGCGGGACGGGGTCTTCTTGGACCCCTAGAGGCCCACGGGCTGGACGCCGTGGGCTCGGTGCTGGACGTGAATGTGGTTGGGACCGTGCGAACACTGCAGGCCTTCTTGCCGGACATGAAGCGGCGCGGCTCAGGCCGCATAATGGTGACCGGGAGCGTGGGAGGCCTGATGG GGCTTCCCTTCAACGCAGTGTACTGCGCCAGCAAGTTCGCGCTTGAGGGTTTGTGCGAGAGTCTGGCGGTTCTGCTGCTGCCCTTTGGAGTCCA CGTGAGCCTCATCGAGTGCGGTCCAGTGCACACGGCCTTCTATGAAAAGTTAGAGGGCGGCCCGGGAGGGACGCTGAACCACACAGATGCCCAGACCCGCCACCTCTTCTCACTCTACCAGCGCCACTGCGAGCAGATCATCCGTGAGGCGCAGGACCCAGAGGAGGTGACAGAG GTCTTCCTCACTGCGCTGCGTGCCCCAAAGCCATCCCTGCGCTACTACAGCACCGAGCGCTTCCTGCCCCTGTCCCGGCTGCGCCTCGAGGACCCCAGTGGCTGCAGCTACGTGACTGCCATGCACCATGCTGTGTTCGCTGACCAGCCTGCCGAGGCAGCTGGGACCAGAGAACCCGGGGACCCTGAGCTCGGTGCGTCTCCTGCAGCCCCGAAATAA
- the Hsd17b1 gene encoding 17-beta-hydroxysteroid dehydrogenase type 1 isoform X2 encodes MDRTVVLITGCSSGIGLHLALRLASDPSRSFKVYATMRDLRAQGQLWKAARARGCPSDSLETLELDVRDSDSVAAARARVTEGRVDVLEAHGLDAVGSVLDVNVVGTVRTLQAFLPDMKRRGSGRIMVTGSVGGLMGLPFNAVYCASKFALEGLCESLAVLLLPFGVHVSLIECGPVHTAFYEKLEGGPGGTLNHTDAQTRHLFSLYQRHCEQIIREAQDPEEVTEVFLTALRAPKPSLRYYSTERFLPLSRLRLEDPSGCSYVTAMHHAVFADQPAEAAGTREPGDPELGASPAAPK; translated from the exons ATGGATCGCACCGTGGTGCTCATCACTGGCTGCTCCTCAGGCATCGGCCTGCACCTGGCCCTTCGGCTGGCTTCAGACCCGTCCCGGAGCTTTAAAG TGTATGCCACGATGAGGGACCTGAGGGCTCAAGGCCAGCTGTGGAAGGCAGCCCGGGCCCGGGGATGCCCTTCCGACTCGCTGGAGACGCTGGAATTGGACGTGAGGGACTCAGATTCTGTGGCTGCTGCCCGGGCACGCGTGACCGAGGGCCGTGTGGATGTGCTGG AGGCCCACGGGCTGGACGCCGTGGGCTCGGTGCTGGACGTGAATGTGGTTGGGACCGTGCGAACACTGCAGGCCTTCTTGCCGGACATGAAGCGGCGCGGCTCAGGCCGCATAATGGTGACCGGGAGCGTGGGAGGCCTGATGG GGCTTCCCTTCAACGCAGTGTACTGCGCCAGCAAGTTCGCGCTTGAGGGTTTGTGCGAGAGTCTGGCGGTTCTGCTGCTGCCCTTTGGAGTCCA CGTGAGCCTCATCGAGTGCGGTCCAGTGCACACGGCCTTCTATGAAAAGTTAGAGGGCGGCCCGGGAGGGACGCTGAACCACACAGATGCCCAGACCCGCCACCTCTTCTCACTCTACCAGCGCCACTGCGAGCAGATCATCCGTGAGGCGCAGGACCCAGAGGAGGTGACAGAG GTCTTCCTCACTGCGCTGCGTGCCCCAAAGCCATCCCTGCGCTACTACAGCACCGAGCGCTTCCTGCCCCTGTCCCGGCTGCGCCTCGAGGACCCCAGTGGCTGCAGCTACGTGACTGCCATGCACCATGCTGTGTTCGCTGACCAGCCTGCCGAGGCAGCTGGGACCAGAGAACCCGGGGACCCTGAGCTCGGTGCGTCTCCTGCAGCCCCGAAATAA